The following proteins are co-located in the Xiphophorus hellerii strain 12219 chromosome 2, Xiphophorus_hellerii-4.1, whole genome shotgun sequence genome:
- the smad3b gene encoding mothers against decapentaplegic homolog 3b, with product MSILPFTPPIVKRLLGWKKGEQNGQEEKWCEKAVKSLVKKLKRTGQLEELEKAITTQNINTKCLTIPRSLDGRLQVSHRKGLPHVIYCRLWRWPDLQSHHELRAVDHCEFAFHTKKDEVCVNPYHYQRIETPILPPVLVPRHTDISAEFPPLDDYSPSIPENTNFPSGIEPQSNYIPETPPPGYLSEDGETNDHQLNHDMETSSPSLSPNPVSPTNNNSDPQPVTYCESAFWCSISYYELNQRVGETFHASQPSLTVDGFTDPSNSERFCLGLLSNVNRNSAVELTRRHIGRGVRLYYIGGEVFAECLSDSAIFVQSPNCNQRYGWHPATVCKIPPGCNLKIFNNQEFAALLAQSVNQGFEAVYQLTRMCTIRMSFVKGWGAEYRRQTVTSTPCWIELHLNGPLQWLDKVLTQMGSPSIHCSSVS from the exons ATGTCCATATTGCCGTTCACTCCTCCGATTGTGAAGAGGCTACTGGGCTGGAAGAAAGGAGAACAAAACGGACAGGAGGAGAAATGGTGCGAAAAAGCTGTCAAAAGTCTCGTAAAGAAGCTGAAGAGGACGGGACAGTTGGAGGAATTGGAAAAGGCCATCACAACACAGAATATCAACACAAAATGCTTAACCATACCCAG GTCTTTAGATGGACGTCTGCAGGTCTCGCACAGAAAAGGTCTTCCTCATGTGATCTACTGTCGCCTATGGCGCTGGCCGGACTTGCAGTCTCATCATGAGCTGAGGGCGGTAGATCACTGTGAATTTGCCTTTCATACCAAGAAGGATGAAGTGTGTGTCAACCCCTACCACTACCAGAGGATAGAGACGCCAA TTTTACCGCCTGTTCTAGTCCCACGCCACACAGATATATCTGCTGAGTTTCCACCACTGGATGACTACAGCCCATCAATACCTGAAAATACCAATTTCCCTTCTGGCATTGAGCCTCAGAGCAACTATATTCCTG AAACTCCCCCTCCAGGGTATCTGAGTGAGGATGGTGAGACAAATGATCACCAACTCAACCACGACATGGAAACAA GTTCACCCAGCCTTTCACCCAACCCTGTTTCACCCACGAACAATAATTCTG ACCCACAGCCTGTGACGTATTGCGAATCGGCCTTCTGGTGCTCCATCTCGTACTATGAGCTGAACCAGCGTGTTGGGGAGACCTTCCATGCATCCCAGCCCTCCCTCACAGTAGATGGATTCACTGACCCCTCGAATTCTGAGCGCTTCTGTCTGGGCCTGCTGTCCAACGTCAACCGGAACTCAGCCGTAGAGCTCACTCGCCGACACAtag GACGTGGCGTGAGGTTATATTACATTGGGGGAGAAGTGTTTGCAGAGTGTCTTAGTGACAGTGCCATCTTTGTTCAAAGTCCTAACTGCAACCAGCGATATGGGTGGCATCCTGCCACAGTGTGCAAAATACCTCCAG GATGCAACCTGAAGATTTTTAATAACCAAGAATTTGCTGCCCTCCTGGCTCAGTCGGTCAATCAGGGCTTTGAGGCTGTTTACCAGCTCACCAGGATGTGCACCATTCGCATGAGCTTTGTCAAGGGTTGGGGAGCTGAGTATAG